One Corynebacterium tuberculostearicum DNA window includes the following coding sequences:
- a CDS encoding multifunctional oxoglutarate decarboxylase/oxoglutarate dehydrogenase thiamine pyrophosphate-binding subunit/dihydrolipoyllysine-residue succinyltransferase subunit, protein MSTSNIFGPNAWLIDEQFQQYSKDPNSVDKEWRDYFEANGAPKSEAPAKEAPKKPSKPAAKKTEGTTTARKQEARETNVDKSVAKAQEKSAKAKQSVKKSESPLDRIEDYKGGDERQLKGMFKAIAKNMEESLEIPTATTVRDMPVKLMWENRSMINDHLKRTRGGKISFTHIIGYAMVKAVQLHPDMNVRYEEKDGKPYVIQPEHINLGLAIDLPQKDGSRALVVAAIKECETKSFSEFVEAYEDIVTRSRKNKLTMDDFSGVTINLTNPGGIGTRHSIARLTKGAGSIIGVGSMDYPAEFAGASADRLADLGVGRLVTLTSTYDHRVIQGAESGEFLRTIGQLLVDGAFWDDLFSSMGVPYEPFRWAQDVPNSGVDKNTRVMQLIESYRSRGHLLADTNPLGWVQPGLPNPDHRDLDIATHGLTIWDLDRTFNVGGFGGKEQMTLREVLSRLRAAYTLKVGSEYTHILDRDERGWLQDRLEAGMPKPTNAEQKYILQKVNAAEAFENFLQTKYVGQKRFSLEGAETLIPLLDSIIDTAAGQDLDEVVIGMPHRGRLNVLFNIVGKPLADIFGEFDGNYKGGQLGGSGDVKYHLGSEGHHLQMFGDGEIKVTLAANPSHLEAVDPVMEGIARAKQDILDKGPEGHTVVPVMLHGDASFTGLGIVQETINLSQLRGYNNGGTVHIVVNNQVGFTTTPDSGRSTHYATDLAKGFDCPVFHVNGDDPEAVVWVGQMAAEYRRQFGKDVFIDLMVYRLRGHNEADDPSMTQPELYSVIDEHKAVREHYTNDLIGRGDLSAEDAEAAARDFHDQMESVFAEHKEAGKARPKEQTGITSSQELTRGLDTSITAEELAELGAAYGNPPEDFEYHKRVGKVAKEREKSSREGGIDWGWGELIAFGSLAGEGKVVRLAGEDSRRGTFTQRHAVTFDPRNGNEYNPMHAIATSKGNGGKFMVYNSALTEFAGMGFEYGYTVGNPDALVAWEAQFGDFANGAQTIIDEYISSGEAKWGQLSSLVLLLPHGYEGQGPDHSSARIERYLQLCAEGSMTVAQPSTPANHFHLLRRQALGEMKRPLVVFTPKSMLRNKAATSAVEDFTEVKRFQSVINDPNFVDVNGKKVGDTDKVKTIMLVSGKLYWDLEKKREADGRDDIAIVRVEMLHPIPFNRLREAFEAYPNANQVRFVQDEPANQGPWPFYNEHLRTLIPDMPELVRVSRRAQSSTATGNAKVHQIEQKNLLEEAFDI, encoded by the coding sequence GTGAGCACATCGAATATCTTCGGCCCCAATGCGTGGCTGATAGACGAGCAGTTCCAGCAGTACTCCAAGGACCCTAACTCCGTAGATAAGGAGTGGCGCGACTACTTCGAAGCAAACGGCGCGCCCAAGTCTGAGGCACCTGCCAAGGAAGCCCCGAAGAAGCCGTCTAAGCCTGCCGCGAAGAAGACTGAGGGTACGACTACCGCCCGCAAGCAGGAGGCCCGCGAGACCAACGTGGATAAGTCCGTGGCCAAGGCGCAGGAAAAGTCCGCTAAGGCAAAGCAGTCCGTGAAGAAGTCCGAGTCCCCGCTCGACCGCATCGAAGACTACAAGGGCGGCGACGAGCGCCAGCTCAAGGGCATGTTCAAGGCCATTGCGAAGAACATGGAGGAATCCCTGGAGATTCCTACCGCTACCACCGTGCGCGATATGCCGGTCAAGCTCATGTGGGAAAACCGCTCCATGATCAATGACCACCTCAAGCGCACTCGCGGTGGCAAGATCTCCTTTACCCACATCATCGGCTACGCCATGGTTAAGGCCGTACAGCTGCACCCAGACATGAACGTGCGCTACGAGGAAAAGGATGGCAAGCCTTATGTCATCCAGCCGGAGCACATTAACCTGGGCCTGGCCATTGACCTGCCGCAGAAGGATGGCTCCCGCGCGTTGGTCGTCGCCGCCATCAAGGAGTGCGAGACCAAGTCCTTCTCCGAGTTTGTTGAGGCCTATGAGGACATCGTTACCCGTTCTCGCAAGAACAAGCTCACCATGGATGACTTCTCTGGTGTGACCATTAACCTCACCAACCCAGGCGGCATCGGCACCCGCCACTCCATCGCCCGCCTGACTAAGGGCGCCGGCTCCATCATCGGCGTGGGCTCTATGGATTACCCGGCCGAGTTCGCTGGCGCTTCCGCGGACCGCTTGGCAGACCTGGGCGTCGGCCGCCTGGTTACCCTGACCTCCACCTATGACCACCGCGTCATCCAGGGTGCAGAGTCCGGAGAGTTCTTGCGCACCATTGGCCAGCTGCTTGTCGACGGCGCCTTTTGGGACGACCTCTTCTCCTCCATGGGCGTGCCTTATGAGCCGTTCCGTTGGGCACAGGACGTGCCGAACTCCGGCGTGGACAAGAACACCCGCGTCATGCAGCTCATCGAGTCCTACCGCTCCCGCGGCCACCTGCTGGCCGATACCAACCCGCTGGGCTGGGTACAGCCGGGCCTGCCTAACCCGGACCACCGCGACCTCGACATCGCGACCCACGGCCTGACCATTTGGGATCTGGACCGCACCTTCAACGTCGGTGGCTTTGGCGGCAAGGAGCAGATGACCCTGCGCGAGGTGCTGTCCCGCCTGCGCGCCGCCTACACCCTGAAGGTCGGCTCCGAATACACCCACATCCTGGACCGCGATGAGCGCGGCTGGCTGCAGGACCGCCTGGAGGCGGGCATGCCGAAGCCGACCAACGCGGAGCAGAAGTACATCCTGCAGAAGGTCAATGCCGCCGAAGCATTCGAGAACTTCCTGCAGACCAAGTACGTGGGCCAGAAGCGCTTCTCCCTCGAGGGCGCCGAGACCCTCATCCCGCTGCTGGATTCCATCATCGATACCGCCGCCGGCCAGGATCTGGACGAGGTCGTCATCGGCATGCCGCACCGCGGCCGCCTGAACGTCCTGTTCAATATCGTGGGCAAGCCACTGGCCGATATCTTCGGCGAGTTCGACGGCAATTACAAGGGCGGCCAGCTCGGCGGCTCCGGTGACGTGAAGTACCACCTGGGCTCCGAGGGCCACCACCTGCAGATGTTTGGCGATGGCGAAATCAAGGTCACCCTTGCCGCCAACCCATCCCACCTCGAGGCCGTGGATCCGGTCATGGAGGGCATCGCCCGCGCTAAGCAGGACATCTTGGACAAGGGCCCAGAGGGCCACACCGTTGTTCCAGTCATGCTGCATGGCGATGCCTCCTTCACCGGCCTGGGCATTGTTCAGGAGACCATCAACCTGTCCCAGCTGCGCGGTTACAACAACGGCGGCACCGTCCACATCGTGGTCAACAACCAGGTGGGCTTCACCACCACCCCGGACTCCGGCCGCTCTACCCACTACGCCACCGACTTGGCCAAGGGCTTCGACTGCCCGGTCTTCCACGTCAACGGCGATGACCCAGAGGCAGTTGTCTGGGTTGGTCAGATGGCAGCCGAGTACCGCCGCCAGTTTGGCAAGGACGTCTTCATCGACCTCATGGTCTACCGCCTGCGCGGTCACAATGAGGCCGATGACCCGTCCATGACCCAGCCGGAGCTCTACTCCGTCATCGACGAGCACAAGGCAGTGCGCGAGCACTACACCAACGATCTCATCGGCCGTGGTGACCTTTCCGCTGAGGATGCCGAAGCAGCCGCACGTGACTTCCACGACCAGATGGAATCCGTCTTTGCTGAGCACAAGGAAGCCGGCAAGGCTCGCCCGAAGGAGCAGACCGGCATCACTTCCTCCCAGGAGCTCACCCGCGGCCTCGATACCTCCATTACCGCTGAGGAACTCGCCGAGCTGGGTGCCGCTTATGGCAACCCACCAGAGGACTTCGAGTACCACAAGCGCGTGGGCAAGGTAGCCAAGGAGCGCGAGAAGTCCTCCCGTGAGGGCGGCATCGACTGGGGCTGGGGCGAGCTCATCGCCTTCGGTTCCCTGGCCGGCGAAGGCAAGGTTGTCCGCCTGGCTGGTGAGGATTCCCGACGCGGTACCTTCACCCAGCGCCACGCCGTCACCTTCGACCCACGCAACGGCAACGAGTACAACCCGATGCACGCCATCGCCACCTCCAAGGGCAACGGCGGCAAGTTCATGGTTTATAACTCCGCGCTGACCGAGTTCGCCGGCATGGGCTTCGAATACGGCTACACCGTGGGCAACCCAGACGCCCTCGTGGCCTGGGAGGCACAGTTCGGTGACTTCGCCAACGGCGCCCAGACCATCATCGACGAGTACATCTCCTCCGGTGAGGCCAAGTGGGGCCAGCTGTCCAGCCTGGTACTTCTCCTGCCACACGGCTACGAGGGCCAGGGCCCGGACCACTCCTCCGCCCGCATCGAGCGCTACCTGCAGCTGTGCGCTGAGGGTTCCATGACCGTGGCTCAGCCTTCCACCCCGGCTAACCACTTCCACCTGCTGCGCCGCCAGGCACTCGGTGAGATGAAGCGTCCGCTGGTCGTCTTCACCCCGAAGTCCATGCTGCGCAACAAGGCAGCTACCTCCGCCGTGGAAGACTTCACCGAGGTCAAGCGCTTCCAGTCCGTTATCAACGACCCGAACTTCGTTGATGTCAACGGCAAGAAGGTCGGCGATACCGACAAGGTCAAGACCATCATGCTGGTCTCCGGCAAGCTGTACTGGGATCTGGAAAAGAAGCGCGAGGCCGACGGCCGCGATGACATCGCCATCGTCCGCGTGGAGATGCTCCACCCGATTCCGTTCAACCGCCTGCGCGAGGCTTTCGAGGCTTACCCGAATGCCAACCAGGTCCGCTTCGTTCAGGACGAGCCGGCCAACCAAGGCCCATGGCCGTTCTACAACGAGCACCTGCGCACCCTGATTCCGGATATGCCGGAGCTGGTTCGCGTTTCCCGCCGTGCTCAGTCCTCGACTGCCACCGGTAACGCCAAGGTTCACCAGATTGAGCAGAAGAACCTGCTGGAAGAGGCCTTCGACATCTAG